The following proteins come from a genomic window of Cytophagia bacterium CHB2:
- a CDS encoding acyl-CoA dehydrogenase, which translates to MPNLNPYDFYNIEASFSDEEKAVRDQVREFVQKEVKPVIRDHFREGTFPARLIKPIGEMGLLGANLSGYGCPGLNNVAYGLIMQELEFGDSGIRSFASVQGALVMYPIWAFGSEEQKQKYL; encoded by the coding sequence ATGCCTAATCTCAATCCCTACGACTTTTACAACATCGAGGCCTCCTTTTCTGATGAAGAGAAAGCCGTGCGCGATCAGGTGCGCGAGTTCGTGCAAAAAGAAGTGAAACCGGTTATTCGCGATCACTTTCGTGAGGGCACATTTCCCGCGCGTTTGATCAAGCCGATCGGCGAAATGGGATTGCTGGGCGCGAATTTGTCGGGTTATGGCTGTCCGGGCTTGAACAACGTCGCTTACGGCCTCATCATGCAGGAGTTGGAATTCGGCGACAGCGGCATTCGCAGCTTTGCCTCGGTGCAGGGCGCGCTGGTGATGTATCCCATCTGGGCATTCGGCAGCGAAGAACAGAAGCAAAAATATCT
- a CDS encoding DUF971 domain-containing protein — MPTPINLYPIDEKSIAIDWDDGRKTKYALRELRGSCRCAVCVDEVTGQRVVFPENVPENIRALEARPVGRYALQFVWSDGHDSGIYTFDYLRELGAKQFDRAR, encoded by the coding sequence ATGCCAACTCCCATCAACCTCTATCCCATCGATGAGAAGAGCATCGCCATTGACTGGGATGACGGCCGGAAAACGAAATACGCTTTGCGCGAGTTACGCGGTAGTTGCCGCTGCGCGGTTTGCGTTGATGAAGTCACCGGCCAGCGCGTGGTTTTCCCCGAGAATGTCCCCGAAAACATCCGCGCGCTGGAAGCACGGCCGGTGGGGCGTTATGCGTTGCAATTCGTTTGGTCCGACGGCCATGATAGCGGGATTTATACGTTTGATTATTTGCGCGAGCTGGGGGCAAAACAATTTGATCGTGCGCGCTAA
- a CDS encoding BrnT family toxin, with product MGFKKAEANLKNHGVDFADATGVFKDDYALSLREEFIDGEQRFVSIGLDFLARIIVVVYTYRGDDIRIISARLATKRERKAYEDKRI from the coding sequence ATGGGATTCAAAAAGGCGGAAGCCAACCTGAAGAATCACGGGGTTGATTTTGCCGATGCCACCGGAGTTTTTAAGGATGATTATGCCTTGTCTCTGCGCGAAGAATTCATTGATGGCGAGCAACGGTTTGTCAGTATTGGCCTAGATTTTTTAGCGCGCATAATCGTCGTTGTCTATACCTATCGGGGCGATGATATTCGAATCATTTCAGCAAGATTGGCGACCAAAAGAGAACGGAAAGCCTATGAAGACAAAAGAATATGA
- a CDS encoding HupE/UreJ family protein, translating to MSEFQTYLTLGFEHISDLGAYDHLLFIVALCAVYSWQQWRTLAILVTAFTLGHSLSLAASVIGRPLLPAPLVEFLIPLTIFATSVLNVVRNSDSHHSANLRWRYLLVLGFGLIHGMGFSNYLRALLGREASIWAPLLAFNLGLEIGQLLIVGVVLGFSWLALRVLKIMPRAWNLFISGAAAGVSLILLTQR from the coding sequence ATGTCGGAATTTCAAACCTACCTCACACTCGGCTTCGAACATATTTCTGATTTGGGCGCTTACGATCATTTGTTGTTCATCGTGGCGCTCTGCGCGGTTTATTCCTGGCAGCAATGGCGCACGCTGGCCATTTTGGTTACGGCGTTCACCCTCGGCCATTCCCTCTCGCTGGCAGCCTCGGTTATCGGCCGGCCGCTCTTGCCGGCACCGCTCGTGGAATTTCTGATTCCACTTACGATTTTTGCAACCAGCGTATTGAACGTCGTGCGCAACTCCGATTCTCATCATTCTGCCAATCTGCGGTGGCGTTACTTGCTTGTGCTCGGTTTTGGATTGATTCACGGCATGGGGTTTTCGAATTACTTGCGTGCGTTGCTGGGACGGGAAGCGAGCATTTGGGCGCCGTTGCTTGCTTTTAATCTCGGCCTGGAGATCGGGCAATTGCTGATCGTCGGCGTTGTGTTGGGCTTTTCCTGGCTGGCGTTGCGCGTTCTCAAGATCATGCCGCGCGCATGGAATCTTTTTATCTCGGGCGCGGCGGCGGGCGTATCACTAATTCTCCTGACGCAACGTTGA
- the miaB gene encoding tRNA (N6-isopentenyl adenosine(37)-C2)-methylthiotransferase MiaB, with the protein MKIYLETYGCQMNEYDSELIRSILRSHKHEFTEAEDQAEAVLLNTCAIRENAHEKIYHRLDHLKGLKRRRKGDLVIGILGCMAQNLRTELAERASIVDIVAGPDSYKRLPLLLESTRGHQEKGFDFSLSEYETYSDIAPQRRPGVNAWIAIMRGCDNFCTFCVVPYTRGRERSREPQNIVAEAERIAAEGFKQITLLGQNVNSYRYEQYDFADLLEMVAEVEGIQRIRFTSPHPKDFPRKLLHAMARNSKICKHIHLPLQAGSNSVLERMNRNYTREEFLDLAAEIRDTVPEISLTTDIICGFCGETEADFDDTLRMVEQVEFDSAFMFKYSQRKQTIAERKFADDVPEEVKVARLIRLSELQREISLRRNALELGKTHTVLVEEVSKKNKEQWLGRTDQNKGVVFSGHAHPGDFVNVRIESYGTNTLLGSVVGDYRYRFRIQQEMQACCA; encoded by the coding sequence ATGAAAATTTATCTCGAAACCTACGGCTGCCAGATGAACGAATACGACTCCGAGTTGATTCGTTCGATCTTGCGCAGCCATAAACATGAGTTCACCGAGGCCGAAGACCAAGCCGAAGCGGTATTGTTGAACACCTGCGCCATTCGCGAAAACGCGCACGAGAAAATCTATCACCGTCTCGATCATCTCAAAGGCTTGAAGCGGCGGCGCAAAGGCGATCTCGTCATCGGCATTCTCGGTTGCATGGCGCAAAATCTTCGCACCGAACTGGCGGAACGCGCGAGTATCGTTGACATCGTTGCCGGCCCGGACAGTTACAAACGTCTGCCGCTGCTGCTCGAATCGACGCGCGGCCATCAGGAAAAAGGCTTCGATTTTTCCCTCTCCGAATACGAAACCTATTCCGACATCGCGCCGCAGCGCCGTCCGGGTGTGAATGCCTGGATTGCGATCATGCGCGGCTGTGATAACTTCTGCACCTTCTGCGTCGTGCCTTACACGCGCGGTCGCGAGCGCAGCCGCGAGCCGCAGAACATCGTCGCGGAAGCCGAACGCATTGCCGCCGAAGGCTTCAAGCAAATTACGTTGCTCGGGCAGAATGTGAATTCGTATCGCTACGAGCAATATGATTTCGCCGATCTGCTGGAAATGGTGGCCGAAGTCGAAGGCATCCAGCGCATTCGTTTCACCTCGCCGCATCCCAAAGATTTTCCGCGCAAGCTGCTGCATGCGATGGCGCGGAATTCCAAGATTTGCAAGCATATTCATCTGCCGTTGCAAGCGGGCAGCAACAGCGTGCTGGAGCGCATGAATCGCAATTACACCAGGGAAGAATTTCTCGATTTGGCAGCGGAGATACGCGACACGGTGCCGGAAATTTCGCTAACTACCGACATCATTTGCGGCTTCTGCGGGGAAACCGAAGCGGATTTCGATGACACGCTGCGTATGGTCGAGCAGGTCGAATTCGATTCCGCGTTCATGTTCAAATACAGCCAGCGCAAGCAGACGATTGCCGAACGCAAGTTTGCCGACGATGTTCCGGAAGAAGTGAAAGTCGCGCGCCTCATTCGCTTGAGCGAGTTGCAGCGTGAAATTTCGCTGAGGCGCAACGCCCTGGAACTCGGCAAAACGCATACGGTGCTGGTCGAGGAAGTCAGCAAGAAGAATAAAGAGCAGTGGCTAGGCCGCACCGATCAAAACAAAGGCGTGGTTTTTTCCGGCCATGCGCATCCCGGGGATTTTGTGAACGTGAGGATCGAGTCTTACGGCACGAATACCCTGCTCGGCTCGGTTGTCGGAGATTATCGCTATCGTTTTCGGATTCAGCAGGAAATGCAGGCGTGTTGCGCCTGA
- a CDS encoding BrnA antitoxin family protein has protein sequence MKTKEYDFTNAKRGAIVKSPKGKTLVSIRLDNDILEGFREQVHSAGGGDYESLINEVLRRHLREQGRGLEKTLRKIIREELSSMAKRAA, from the coding sequence ATGAAGACAAAAGAATATGATTTTACTAATGCCAAGCGCGGCGCGATCGTGAAGTCTCCCAAGGGCAAAACCTTAGTCTCGATTCGCCTCGACAATGATATTCTCGAAGGGTTTCGCGAACAGGTACATAGCGCCGGCGGTGGCGACTACGAATCTCTCATCAACGAAGTATTGCGACGCCATCTTCGCGAACAGGGTCGTGGCCTTGAAAAAACGCTGCGAAAAATCATTCGTGAAGAGTTAAGCTCGATGGCGAAACGAGCCGCCTAA